A stretch of the Alphaproteobacteria bacterium genome encodes the following:
- a CDS encoding adenosine kinase, whose protein sequence is MVQTEIDVLGIGNAIVDVLSHAEDSFLDSHGLTKGAMALIDPDQVKMLYDAMGSGVEISGGSAANTIAGLASFGGRGAFIGKVRDDQLGEVFAHDIRALGVRFDTRPTSDGASTARCLILVTPDAQRTLNTFLGACVELRPEDIDADLVEASAVTYLEGYLWDPPRAKNAFRKAVEIAHNAGRKVALTLSDSFCVDRYRDEFCALVAGGADIVFANETELLSLYGVDTFDEGLRAIRENCEVAVLTRSEKGSVIVDHEEVHVIDATPVEHVVDTTGAGDLFAAGFLYGYTRGDGLAECGRLGSLAAAEIISHFGARPDVALSTLV, encoded by the coding sequence ATGGTGCAAACCGAAATCGATGTGCTCGGCATCGGTAACGCGATCGTCGATGTTCTCAGCCACGCCGAGGACAGCTTTCTCGATAGCCACGGTCTGACCAAAGGCGCTATGGCGCTGATCGATCCAGACCAAGTCAAGATGCTTTACGATGCCATGGGTTCCGGTGTCGAGATATCGGGCGGCTCGGCCGCCAACACCATTGCTGGGCTCGCCTCTTTCGGCGGTCGCGGGGCCTTCATTGGTAAGGTGCGCGACGACCAGCTCGGCGAGGTTTTCGCGCACGACATCCGCGCTCTCGGCGTGCGTTTTGATACCAGGCCGACCAGTGACGGGGCGAGCACCGCGCGCTGCCTGATCCTGGTCACGCCAGATGCCCAGCGTACTCTCAACACCTTCCTAGGCGCCTGCGTCGAACTGAGGCCGGAGGATATCGACGCGGACCTCGTCGAGGCCTCGGCCGTGACCTACCTCGAAGGCTATCTCTGGGATCCGCCGCGGGCCAAGAACGCCTTCCGCAAGGCCGTCGAGATCGCCCATAATGCGGGACGCAAAGTGGCGCTGACGCTTTCGGATTCGTTCTGCGTCGACCGCTATCGCGACGAGTTCTGCGCTTTGGTTGCTGGTGGCGCTGATATTGTTTTTGCCAACGAGACCGAGCTGCTCTCGCTTTACGGGGTGGACACGTTCGACGAGGGCCTACGGGCGATCCGCGAGAATTGTGAGGTGGCGGTGCTGACGCGCAGCGAGAAAGGCTCGGTGATTGTCGACCACGAGGAGGTGCACGTGATCGACGCTACGCCGGTCGAGCACGTGGTTGACACCACAGGCGCCGGCGACCTCTTTGCCGCCGGCTTCCTCTACGGCTACACCCGCGGCGACGGGCTCGCCGAATGCGGACGCCTGGGCTCGCTCGCTGCGGCCGAGATCATCAGCCACTTCGGTGCCCGCCCAGACGTCGCGCTCTCGACATTGGTGTGA
- the pstC gene encoding phosphate ABC transporter permease subunit PstC: MSLTILLFVLLGLSALAFYLGRQRAVMAVGGELRRLHSLPSYHGAYVAIWCSVPALLTIVVWAVLESHVADFLVVGDLPESYTGMPADAKGLLLNDIHNLANGLNTGGNIKPAVQAAADNLVRYRAIATAALTIVALAVAFLGLLYARRRITSAFHARDAVERALSILLIISSTVAIFTTIGIVLSLLFESIRFFAKVPIYDFLFGLQWSPQTAIRADQVGATGSFGAIPLFVGTLLVTVIAMLVAAPIGLMSAIYLSEYASPRLRAITKPVLEVLAGVPTVVYGFFAAITVTPMLREVGAGIGLDVASESALAAGLVMGIMIIPFVSSLSDDVINAVPQTMRDGSLALGATPSETIKRVVLPAALPGVVAAILLAISRAIGETMIVVMAAGLAANMTANPLQAVTTVTVQIVTLLVGDQEFDSAKTLAAFALGLVLLLVTLALNVVALRVVRRYREIYE, encoded by the coding sequence ATGTCGCTGACGATACTGCTCTTCGTCTTGCTGGGCCTCAGCGCCCTGGCCTTTTACCTGGGCAGGCAGCGCGCCGTGATGGCAGTGGGCGGCGAATTACGTCGGCTGCATTCGCTACCCAGCTATCACGGGGCCTATGTCGCGATCTGGTGTAGCGTTCCGGCGCTGCTCACGATCGTGGTGTGGGCCGTGCTGGAAAGCCATGTGGCAGACTTCCTCGTGGTCGGCGACCTGCCAGAGAGCTATACGGGAATGCCGGCCGACGCAAAGGGGCTACTGCTCAACGACATTCACAATCTGGCCAATGGGCTCAACACTGGCGGCAACATCAAGCCGGCAGTTCAAGCGGCCGCCGACAATCTGGTGCGCTACCGGGCCATCGCTACGGCCGCGCTCACCATCGTAGCTCTGGCGGTGGCATTCCTAGGCCTGCTTTATGCCCGTCGTCGCATCACGAGTGCGTTTCACGCCCGTGACGCCGTCGAGCGCGCCCTCTCGATCCTGCTCATCATCAGCTCGACAGTCGCCATTTTTACGACCATCGGCATCGTCTTGTCCCTTCTCTTCGAATCGATACGTTTTTTCGCCAAAGTGCCGATCTACGACTTCCTATTCGGTCTGCAATGGAGCCCGCAGACCGCAATCCGGGCCGATCAGGTCGGGGCTACGGGGAGCTTTGGCGCCATCCCGCTCTTCGTCGGCACGCTTCTGGTTACGGTGATAGCTATGCTGGTTGCCGCGCCCATAGGCCTCATGTCGGCAATCTATCTCTCCGAATATGCCAGCCCGCGCTTGCGCGCCATCACCAAGCCCGTGCTTGAGGTGCTGGCGGGCGTGCCGACCGTGGTCTACGGCTTCTTTGCCGCCATCACCGTAACCCCGATGCTACGCGAGGTAGGAGCCGGTATCGGTCTTGACGTCGCCTCGGAAAGCGCGCTGGCAGCCGGTCTAGTGATGGGAATCATGATCATCCCTTTCGTCTCATCACTATCAGATGATGTCATAAACGCGGTGCCACAGACCATGCGTGACGGCTCCTTGGCCCTCGGTGCGACGCCGTCTGAGACCATCAAGCGCGTGGTGCTGCCGGCTGCCCTCCCGGGTGTGGTCGCAGCCATCCTACTCGCCATATCGCGCGCCATCGGCGAGACCATGATCGTAGTGATGGCTGCGGGCCTAGCCGCCAATATGACCGCGAACCCCCTACAGGCAGTGACCACGGTGACAGTACAGATTGTTACCCTGCTGGTCGGGGACCAGGAATTCGACAGTGCCAAGACCCTCGCGGCCTTCGCCCTCGGGCTAGTGCTTCTGCTAGTGACCCTGGCGCTCAATGTCGTTGCGCTGAGAGTGGTGCGTCGCTATCGGGAGATCTATGAATAG
- the pstB gene encoding phosphate ABC transporter ATP-binding protein PstB, which produces MSVTTDAPLHGAATPAVKIVAQGVDVFYGDKLALNHVDITINNHEVTAFIGPSGCGKSTFLRCFNRTNDTIPSCRVSGSVTIDGQDIYAPSIDVARLRTRVGMVFQKPNPFPKSIYENVAYGPRIHGMASSRTALDEIVESSLYRAGLWDEVKDRLSQSGTGISGGQQQRLCIARAIAINPEVILMDEPCSALDPIATAKIEELIDDLRSQYSIVIVTHNMQQAARVSQRTAFFHLGKLVEFGDTEQVYTNPAEQRTQDYITGRFG; this is translated from the coding sequence ATGTCAGTCACCACAGATGCGCCCCTGCACGGCGCCGCCACGCCGGCTGTAAAGATCGTAGCGCAAGGCGTTGATGTATTTTACGGCGACAAACTGGCGCTGAACCATGTCGATATCACTATCAACAACCACGAGGTCACCGCCTTCATCGGCCCCTCGGGGTGCGGCAAATCCACCTTTCTGCGCTGTTTCAACCGCACCAACGACACTATCCCATCCTGTCGTGTTAGCGGCAGCGTCACCATCGACGGACAAGATATCTATGCGCCGAGCATCGACGTGGCACGTCTGCGCACTCGTGTCGGCATGGTCTTTCAGAAACCCAATCCGTTTCCCAAATCGATTTACGAGAATGTGGCCTATGGCCCACGCATTCATGGCATGGCCTCGTCACGCACAGCGCTCGACGAGATCGTCGAATCGAGCCTGTACCGCGCCGGGCTGTGGGACGAGGTTAAGGATCGTCTGAGCCAAAGCGGCACCGGGATCTCAGGCGGCCAGCAGCAGCGCCTCTGCATCGCCCGCGCCATCGCCATCAATCCGGAGGTGATCCTGATGGATGAACCCTGCTCAGCACTCGATCCTATCGCCACTGCCAAGATCGAGGAACTGATCGACGACTTGCGCTCCCAGTACAGCATTGTCATCGTGACCCACAACATGCAGCAGGCCGCGCGCGTCTCCCAGCGCACCGCCTTCTTTCATCTTGGCAAGCTGGTGGAGTTCGGCGACACCGAGCAGGTCTACACCAATCCGGCCGAGCAGCGCACCCAGGACTACATCACGGGCCGCTTCGGCTGA
- the phoU gene encoding phosphate signaling complex protein PhoU, with product MNGEHTVHAYDDELRQLTDTVLQMGGMVERQIGDTVAAMMERDSERLGRIIETDDSIDEFELAVERQVTKMLALRQPMAVDLRSVIGALRVASDLERMGDLAKNIAKRGIALSQAREIPSAWMIPNMAEKVRAMVGQVLDAYVDQDLEGAERVWRNDQDVDEMYNGLFRQLLTYMMEDARNITPCTHMLFAAKNLERIGDHATNIAEMINYRLTGDHRFGDRPKADTTATFVACAPVELDGTLE from the coding sequence ATGAACGGCGAACATACGGTCCATGCCTATGACGACGAGCTGCGGCAGCTGACCGATACAGTGCTGCAGATGGGGGGCATGGTCGAGCGCCAGATCGGCGACACGGTCGCCGCCATGATGGAGCGTGATAGTGAGCGCCTCGGCCGCATTATCGAAACCGACGATAGCATCGACGAGTTCGAGCTCGCTGTGGAGCGCCAAGTCACCAAGATGCTGGCGCTGCGCCAGCCCATGGCGGTGGACTTGCGCTCAGTCATCGGTGCGTTGCGGGTGGCCAGCGACCTCGAGCGCATGGGCGATCTCGCCAAGAATATAGCCAAGCGCGGTATTGCTCTCTCACAGGCGCGCGAGATACCGTCGGCTTGGATGATCCCCAACATGGCCGAAAAAGTCAGAGCCATGGTCGGGCAGGTGCTCGACGCATATGTCGACCAGGACCTGGAAGGGGCCGAGCGAGTCTGGCGCAATGACCAGGACGTGGACGAAATGTACAATGGCCTGTTCCGCCAGCTACTGACCTACATGATGGAGGATGCGCGCAACATCACGCCATGCACACATATGCTGTTTGCGGCTAAGAACCTCGAGCGCATTGGCGACCACGCGACCAATATTGCCGAAATGATCAACTACCGCCTGACCGGCGACCACAGATTCGGCGATCGCCCCAAGGCAGACACCACCGCGACATTCGTCGCCTGCGCGCCGGTGGAGTTGGACGGCACCTTGGAATAG
- the pstA gene encoding phosphate ABC transporter permease PstA gives MTFKLDERRLRHRHAAETRFRFYGLLGIALAVLALGVLLVTIVAKGHTAFFQSRVVVDVFFDPALIDPEASGDPKILAKGNYGAIAKRSLSALFPEVSGRRDKRALTRLLSDGAARELRGMVITNPGLIGSSQTRSLLVSDDVDMLRKGHISRDIPETQRALSDKQLAWLDALAEEGRLKSSFALGFFTSGDSREPELAGIGSATMGSLWTILTCLLLSVPLGVMTAVYLEEFAARNRWTDLIEVNINNLAAVPSIVFGLLGLAVFLNVFGMPRSAPLVGGMVLALMTLPTVIIASRAALMSVPPSTRDAALSVGASPMQVVLHHVLPLAMPGIMTGTIIGMARALGETAPLLMIGMVAFIVDVPDGPLDPATALPVQIYIWADSPERGFVEKTSAAIMVLLAFLILMNTSAVLIRQRFEKRW, from the coding sequence GTGACCTTTAAGCTCGACGAAAGGCGCCTGCGCCACCGACATGCGGCCGAGACGCGGTTTCGCTTTTACGGCCTGCTCGGCATCGCCTTAGCCGTGCTGGCGCTCGGAGTGCTGTTGGTCACGATTGTCGCGAAGGGCCACACCGCCTTCTTCCAAAGCCGCGTCGTGGTTGACGTGTTTTTCGATCCGGCCCTGATCGATCCCGAGGCGAGCGGCGATCCCAAAATTCTGGCCAAGGGCAACTACGGCGCTATTGCTAAGCGCTCCCTGAGCGCGCTTTTCCCCGAAGTCTCTGGGCGCCGCGATAAGCGCGCTCTGACCCGCCTGCTGAGCGATGGAGCGGCGCGCGAGCTGCGCGGAATGGTGATCACGAACCCAGGTCTGATCGGCAGCAGCCAAACGCGGTCGCTGCTCGTCTCGGATGATGTCGACATGCTGCGCAAAGGGCATATCTCGCGCGATATACCCGAGACGCAACGCGCGCTGTCGGACAAACAGCTTGCCTGGCTCGACGCCCTTGCCGAGGAGGGGCGCCTGAAAAGCAGCTTCGCACTCGGCTTCTTTACGTCGGGCGATTCGCGCGAGCCTGAGCTGGCGGGTATTGGCAGCGCGACCATGGGCTCGCTGTGGACAATCCTGACCTGCCTGCTGTTATCGGTGCCACTCGGCGTCATGACTGCCGTCTATCTGGAGGAATTCGCGGCGCGCAATCGATGGACCGATCTGATCGAGGTCAACATCAACAACCTCGCCGCGGTGCCATCAATCGTTTTCGGCCTACTCGGCCTGGCGGTATTCCTCAATGTTTTTGGCATGCCGCGCTCGGCGCCATTGGTCGGCGGCATGGTTCTCGCCTTGATGACCCTTCCGACAGTGATCATCGCCTCCCGCGCTGCCCTAATGTCCGTGCCGCCCTCGACGCGCGACGCGGCGCTGAGCGTTGGTGCCTCGCCGATGCAAGTCGTGCTGCACCATGTGCTGCCGTTGGCAATGCCGGGCATTATGACGGGCACCATTATCGGCATGGCGCGTGCGCTCGGAGAGACGGCACCGCTGTTGATGATCGGCATGGTTGCCTTCATCGTCGACGTGCCCGACGGACCGCTCGACCCCGCTACCGCGCTGCCCGTGCAGATTTATATCTGGGCCGATAGCCCCGAACGCGGTTTCGTCGAGAAAACCTCGGCTGCCATCATGGTACTGCTCGCCTTCCTCATCCTGATGAATACCAGTGCGGTCCTGATCCGCCAGAGATTCGAGAAGCGATGGTAG
- a CDS encoding substrate-binding domain-containing protein, which produces MVASTAADARYQIRIVGSSTVFPFATTVAERFGNSSNFKTPVVESTGSGAGLKLFCAGLGVEHPDLTNASRRIKQSEVDLCAKNGVADITEVMIGYDGIVLANSKESALMSITLRQLFLALAKDVPANKDGSELIANPHQTWSEIDPSLPNVAIEVLGPPPTSGTRDAFAELALERGCKTFAGIKILRAKDKNRYKGICHGIREDGAYVEAGENDMLIIQKLIANPDIFGLFGFSFLHQNTDRVQGSLVGNIEPTFKAISDGYYPISRSLFFYVKDAHVGVIPGIVEYVEEFTAERAWSEDGYLADKGLIPLSNKDRQRAREKALALAPLSL; this is translated from the coding sequence ATGGTTGCGTCCACTGCCGCCGACGCCCGCTACCAGATCCGTATTGTCGGCTCCTCGACCGTGTTCCCCTTTGCGACTACGGTAGCCGAGCGGTTCGGCAACAGCAGCAATTTCAAGACACCAGTGGTCGAGAGCACAGGCTCGGGCGCCGGCTTGAAGCTGTTTTGCGCCGGCCTCGGCGTAGAGCACCCGGACCTCACCAACGCCTCGCGACGTATCAAACAGTCTGAGGTGGATCTTTGCGCCAAAAACGGCGTGGCCGATATTACCGAAGTGATGATCGGCTATGATGGCATCGTGCTGGCAAACTCCAAGGAGTCGGCGCTGATGTCGATCACCTTGCGACAACTGTTTCTTGCCCTGGCCAAAGATGTCCCAGCGAACAAGGACGGTAGCGAACTCATAGCGAACCCACACCAGACCTGGAGTGAGATTGACCCGTCCCTGCCAAACGTCGCCATCGAGGTGCTCGGTCCGCCACCAACCTCTGGCACGCGCGACGCCTTTGCCGAACTGGCTCTGGAACGCGGCTGTAAGACATTTGCGGGGATCAAGATACTTAGGGCGAAAGACAAGAACCGCTACAAAGGGATCTGCCACGGCATCCGCGAGGACGGTGCCTATGTCGAGGCCGGTGAGAATGATATGCTCATCATTCAGAAGCTAATCGCTAATCCGGATATCTTCGGTTTGTTCGGCTTCAGCTTTCTCCATCAGAATACCGATCGAGTGCAAGGCAGCCTTGTCGGCAATATTGAGCCCACCTTCAAGGCAATCTCCGACGGCTACTATCCTATATCGCGATCACTGTTCTTTTACGTCAAGGATGCCCATGTTGGCGTCATCCCGGGCATCGTCGAATATGTCGAGGAGTTCACCGCGGAGCGGGCTTGGAGCGAGGACGGCTACCTGGCCGACAAGGGCTTGATCCCGTTGTCGAACAAGGACCGCCAACGGGCCCGCGAGAAGGCCTTGGCCCTAGCACCGCTGAGCCTCTAA
- a CDS encoding TetR/AcrR family transcriptional regulator, producing the protein MPAGIRLSGLAGQVRLGFPVPDTYSSAMADRSERKERLVAALSDMFCTHGYGGASVAVLVRAAGLSKASLYHHFPGGKEARLEVGMLAPLAGESPLPERVDAMMVAVAS; encoded by the coding sequence ATGCCCGCCGGTATACGGCTCTCGGGCTTAGCCGGGCAAGTGAGACTCGGATTCCCAGTGCCGGACACCTATAGTTCGGCTATGGCCGATCGGTCGGAACGAAAAGAGCGACTGGTAGCCGCGCTGAGTGACATGTTTTGTACCCACGGTTACGGTGGTGCCAGTGTGGCCGTGCTAGTGCGCGCAGCCGGTTTGAGCAAGGCGAGCCTTTACCACCACTTTCCCGGGGGTAAGGAAGCTAGGCTTGAAGTCGGAATGCTCGCCCCTCTGGCCGGTGAAAGCCCTTTGCCTGAGCGTGTGGATGCCATGATGGTGGCGGTTGCGAGCTGA
- the phoB gene encoding phosphate regulon transcriptional regulator PhoB, translating into MRPSILLVEDEPSIVELLSYNLKREGFEVRETGDGEEALLMIRERPPDLVILDWMLPSVSGLEVCRQLRRDPNLQQLPIIMLTARAEEDDRVRALDSGADDYVTKPFSPSEVIARVRAVLRRTRPALSQDRLTYADIEMELDTYRVRRAGRTIHLGPTEFRLLRHFLEKPRRVFSRERLLDAVWGPDISVEPRTVDVHIRRLRKALNSENERDLIRTVRSAGYALEYEDA; encoded by the coding sequence ATGCGGCCCAGCATTCTTCTGGTCGAAGACGAGCCCTCAATCGTCGAATTGCTCAGCTACAACCTTAAGCGCGAAGGCTTCGAGGTGCGCGAGACGGGCGATGGCGAGGAGGCGCTGTTGATGATCAGGGAGCGGCCTCCCGATCTGGTCATCCTCGACTGGATGCTGCCCTCGGTCTCGGGCCTTGAGGTTTGCCGCCAGCTGCGCCGCGATCCCAACCTCCAGCAGCTGCCGATCATCATGCTGACCGCGCGCGCCGAAGAGGACGATCGCGTACGCGCCCTCGACAGTGGCGCCGACGACTATGTCACCAAGCCGTTCTCGCCGTCCGAAGTCATCGCCCGCGTGCGTGCCGTGCTACGCCGCACACGCCCAGCATTGTCGCAGGACAGGCTGACTTACGCCGACATAGAGATGGAGCTCGACACCTACCGCGTGCGTCGTGCCGGCCGCACCATCCATTTAGGCCCCACCGAATTTCGTCTGCTCAGGCATTTTCTCGAAAAGCCGCGCCGGGTGTTCTCGCGCGAGCGCCTACTGGATGCGGTCTGGGGACCTGACATCTCGGTTGAGCCGCGCACCGTAGATGTCCATATCCGGCGTCTGCGCAAGGCACTCAACAGCGAGAACGAGCGCGACCTGATCCGTACCGTGCGCTCGGCCGGATATGCGTTAGAATACGAAGACGCTTAG
- a CDS encoding ATP-binding protein: MRTLTLLAVLAFPTALVLMLATAAGALVMHQAFIMFAASTIGLGLVAMPALRGTNALAKHLERLVRGEVGKPPQLWWTGAGDRLSTALAQLARTWEALDARTAESERGAIGMLDAVADPLVLLDAGRTVVHANAAAEALLGEDLNGRSLAAILRVPAVMAAADRVFAGEPVAEFSFEFGNDPPRHFLGHLQIMERAVPRGSAVALALHDVSELERVHRLRADFVANASHEIRTPLTTIIGSVNTLFEPIPEGDRHQFLVMIREHSDRIRGLVDDLLGLSRIEMAEHRLPQDRTDVGEILKLASSALTLKAHSRGVTLDLRIADGLVQVAADEEELQQVFENLIDNAIKYGSENTTVCIEARHAKATDAGEDWRPRDSAVVISVSDSGQGIPAEHISRLTERFYRVDKARSRQLGGTGLGLAIVKHIVARHRGALRIESTPGVGSRFSVCLDCSSDDSPGD; the protein is encoded by the coding sequence GTGCGCACCCTAACGCTGCTTGCCGTACTCGCTTTCCCGACCGCGCTGGTTCTAATGCTGGCTACCGCCGCCGGCGCCTTGGTGATGCACCAGGCTTTTATCATGTTCGCGGCCAGCACTATAGGCCTTGGTCTGGTGGCCATGCCGGCGCTACGCGGCACTAACGCCCTCGCGAAACATCTGGAGCGACTTGTGCGCGGCGAGGTAGGGAAGCCACCACAGCTCTGGTGGACCGGAGCGGGGGACCGTCTGTCTACGGCACTTGCGCAGCTAGCACGCACCTGGGAGGCGCTGGACGCACGCACAGCCGAGTCGGAACGCGGCGCGATCGGTATGCTCGATGCGGTCGCGGACCCGCTCGTGCTGCTCGATGCCGGTCGCACCGTGGTCCACGCCAATGCCGCGGCGGAGGCCCTATTGGGCGAAGACCTAAACGGACGCAGCCTTGCCGCGATCCTGCGCGTGCCGGCAGTGATGGCTGCTGCCGACCGCGTCTTCGCCGGCGAGCCGGTGGCGGAATTCTCGTTTGAGTTCGGGAATGATCCGCCGCGCCACTTCCTCGGCCACCTGCAAATCATGGAAAGGGCGGTACCTCGCGGCAGTGCCGTGGCGCTCGCCCTGCACGACGTCAGCGAGCTTGAGCGCGTGCATCGCCTACGCGCGGATTTTGTGGCCAATGCCAGCCACGAGATCCGCACACCGCTCACCACCATCATCGGTTCCGTTAATACCCTGTTTGAGCCGATTCCCGAGGGCGACCGCCATCAGTTTCTAGTCATGATCCGCGAGCACTCTGATCGTATCCGCGGTCTGGTCGACGATCTCCTGGGCCTGTCACGAATCGAGATGGCCGAGCATCGCCTGCCGCAGGACCGGACAGACGTCGGCGAGATACTCAAACTAGCGTCATCGGCGCTGACCCTGAAGGCGCATAGCAGAGGCGTAACACTCGATCTGCGGATCGCCGACGGGTTGGTGCAAGTTGCCGCCGACGAGGAAGAATTGCAGCAGGTCTTCGAGAACCTTATCGACAACGCGATCAAATACGGCAGCGAAAATACTACGGTGTGCATCGAAGCAAGGCACGCCAAGGCCACCGATGCCGGGGAGGATTGGCGCCCACGCGACAGCGCAGTGGTGATCAGCGTGAGTGACAGTGGCCAGGGAATTCCCGCGGAACATATTTCGCGCCTGACCGAACGATTCTACCGTGTTGACAAGGCGCGCTCGCGCCAGTTGGGCGGCACAGGCCTGGGTCTCGCGATTGTCAAACATATCGTCGCCCGCCACCGCGGCGCCTTGCGAATCGAGAGCACGCCAGGAGTCGGCAGTCGCTTCTCAGTCTGCCTCGATTGCAGTAGCGACGATTCTCCCGGCGACTGA
- a CDS encoding MFS transporter, with the protein MMAPTWRETLASFKERPVVTMLFLGYAAGVPLIIVLSTTGYWLREMGVSRTSIGFLVWASLPWALKVFWAPLVDRIPLPFLTAWLGKRRSYMLLSQIGIVCGMIGIVLLDPQASTAFKAGVLPVFGGMSNAEVTPPGTNVVLAMAILLFVIAVSSATQDIVVDAFRIESAPDDRQGVMAAAYQYGYRIAMFAAGAGALYIAYAADWVTAYFVIAISMGIGMATVLAIREPPHEAVEREHDHETALSERVAALGHLHGRRKHMAAWFSSAVISPLAEFFRRNGWMAIVVLALIGSFRLSDLTLGAMANPFYVDIGFSKLDIANIGKTFGLFVTLVGIALGGVTVVRFGIMPMLLLTAVLLTITNLLFAAMAMVGPELWMLAITISADNLAGGMSGTVFIAYLSALTNRAYTATQYALFTSLMSLFGKFVAGFSGVVVDATDYVTFFIYASILGVPSILLIIFIRIRGREGMPAFERLPTGAMVP; encoded by the coding sequence ATGATGGCGCCGACTTGGCGGGAGACGCTTGCGTCTTTCAAAGAGCGACCCGTCGTCACCATGCTCTTCCTCGGCTACGCTGCCGGCGTGCCGTTGATCATCGTGCTCTCGACGACCGGCTATTGGCTGCGCGAGATGGGCGTCAGCCGCACCTCGATCGGTTTCCTAGTCTGGGCGAGTCTTCCCTGGGCTCTGAAGGTCTTTTGGGCGCCGTTGGTCGATCGTATACCGCTCCCGTTTCTAACTGCTTGGCTCGGCAAACGACGGTCCTACATGCTTCTGTCGCAAATAGGTATCGTTTGCGGCATGATTGGCATTGTTCTGCTCGACCCCCAAGCATCGACCGCCTTCAAAGCTGGGGTGCTGCCGGTCTTCGGCGGCATGTCGAACGCCGAGGTCACTCCACCGGGAACCAATGTTGTTCTGGCAATGGCAATCTTGCTCTTTGTTATCGCTGTCTCATCGGCCACACAGGACATCGTTGTCGACGCGTTCCGCATAGAATCCGCACCGGACGATCGGCAGGGTGTTATGGCCGCCGCTTATCAATACGGTTACCGGATCGCCATGTTCGCGGCCGGGGCGGGCGCCCTGTACATCGCTTATGCCGCAGATTGGGTGACGGCTTATTTTGTGATCGCGATTTCAATGGGGATCGGCATGGCGACGGTGCTGGCGATTCGGGAGCCACCACATGAGGCCGTTGAGCGCGAGCACGACCATGAGACCGCCCTTAGTGAACGAGTTGCCGCTTTGGGACATCTGCATGGGCGCAGGAAGCACATGGCCGCGTGGTTCTCGTCCGCCGTGATCAGCCCGCTAGCAGAGTTTTTTCGCCGCAACGGCTGGATGGCGATCGTTGTGCTGGCGCTTATCGGATCGTTTCGGCTGTCGGACTTGACGCTCGGCGCGATGGCCAACCCGTTTTACGTCGATATTGGGTTCTCTAAGCTCGATATTGCGAATATTGGCAAGACCTTCGGCCTGTTCGTGACGCTGGTCGGCATTGCCCTTGGCGGTGTCACGGTGGTGCGTTTCGGTATCATGCCAATGTTGTTGCTTACTGCCGTCCTGCTGACGATCACCAATCTCCTTTTCGCAGCTATGGCAATGGTCGGGCCGGAGCTGTGGATGCTCGCCATCACCATCAGTGCTGACAATCTTGCTGGCGGCATGTCAGGCACGGTTTTCATCGCCTATCTTTCGGCACTCACCAATCGCGCTTATACGGCGACACAATATGCGCTCTTTACCTCGCTGATGAGCCTTTTCGGCAAGTTTGTGGCGGGGTTCTCCGGTGTCGTAGTCGATGCTACCGATTATGTGACGTTCTTCATCTACGCATCCATTCTTGGTGTTCCCTCAATCCTGCTGATCATTTTTATTCGCATCCGCGGGCGTGAAGGCATGCCGGCGTTTGAGCGCCTACCGACTGGAGCTATGGTGCCCTAG